From the Plectropomus leopardus isolate mb chromosome 18, YSFRI_Pleo_2.0, whole genome shotgun sequence genome, one window contains:
- the txnipa gene encoding thioredoxin interacting protein a, producing the protein MVAMAKKVKTFQIVFTDPCKTFYCGGDKVSGRVEVEVNEVTRVSAVKVLGLGCAKVEYAKGKQRCRQEAEYLRYEEVLRLDDQPTDSDGSVVLRPGNKYEYTFGFELPQQGQLVSSYKGKFGYVHYYVKAKMERPHQPVLECKKPFEVEEPLDVNTPDLLSPTGGMKEKKVTCMFIPDGQVSLNAKIDRRGFCEGEDICINAKFENTCSRIVVPKAAIIAKHTYQANGRTKVFRQKLSSVRGNHIISGMCDAWQGKTIRVPKIKPSMLGCNIIRVEYALMIYIHIPGSEKLILELPLVIGTAGLGSRSNSVSSQEGSVSNASQSWVSLRMPSEPPSYCDITRDCRLDQPLTPLLDDFDGDDSPIFMNAPSFQFPPPPAYTEAEEEYNGNTRMMPVC; encoded by the exons ATGGTGGCTATGGCGAAGAAAGTGAAGACCTTTCAAATTGTCTTTACGGACCCTTGCAAGACTTTCTACTGCGGCGGGGATAAAGTGTCCGGTCGGGTGGAAGTGGAGGTGAACGAGGTGACTCGTGTGTCCGCGGTGAAGGTGCTGGGTCTGGGCTGCGCCAAGGTGGAGTACGCTAAAGGCAAGCAGCGGTGCCGACAGGAGGCCGAGTACCTCCGATATGAAGAGGTTCTGCGACTGGACGACCAGCCTACAG ACTCTGATGGATCGGTTGTCTTGAGGCCTGGCAACAAATACGAGTACACATTTGGATTTGAGCTCCCCCAGCAAGG GCAGCTGGTGTCATCATACAAGGGGAAGTTTGGATATGTCCATTACTATGTAAAGGCCAAGATGGAGAGGCCACACCAACCTGTCCTTGAGTGTAAGAAGCCCTTTGAGGTGGAGGAACCCCTGGACGTCAACACCCCTGACCTGCTG TCTCCCACAGGTGGCATGAAGGAAAAGAAGGTCACCTGCATGTTCATCCCCGATGGCCAGGTGTCGCTGAATGCAAAAATCGACCGCCGTGGCTTCTGCGAAGGCGAAGACATCTGCATTAACGCAAAGTTTGAGAACACCTGCTCCCGCATTGTGGTGCCCAAGGCCGCTATCATTGCCAAACACACCTACCAGGCCAACGGCCGCACAAAGGTCTTCCGCCAGAAGCTGTCTTCAGTGCGTGGTAACCACATCATTTCTGGCATGTGTGACGCATGGCAAGGAAAGACAATCAGGGTGCCAAAGATCAAACCGTCCATGCTGGGCTGCAACATTATTCGTGTGGAGTACGCGCTAATG ATTTACATCCACATCCCTGGTAGTGAGAAGCTGATCCTGGAGCTGCCTCTGGTCATTGGTACAGCCGGTCTGGGCAGCCGCAGCAACAGCGTGAGCAGCCAGGAAGGTTCAGTCAGCAACGCCTCCCAGAGCTGGGTGTCTCTCAGGATGCCCTCAGAGCCTCCcagctactgtgacatcacccgtGACTGCCGCCTGGATCAGCCCCTCACGCCACTCCTGGATGACTTTGACGGTGACGACAGCCCCATCTTCATGAACGCGCCATCCTTCCAATTCCCACCACCTCCAGCATACACTGAG gctGAGGAGGAGTACAATGGCAATACTCGCATGATGCCGGTCTGCTGA
- the chtopa gene encoding chromatin target of PRMT1a: MSAPSSQKVVLKSTTKVSLNERFTNMLKNKQPTAVSIRATMQQQHLASARNRRLAQQMENRPSVQAALNHKQSLKQRLGKSNIQARLGRPMGTLMRGGPAGGRGGMRGMTRGGLRGRARGGVMRGALSLRGKRVSSSGGPMRGRGAAGRLAMRRGGRHRGGPAGRGGALSRGGARGGVARGRGGLRGRGGFAGRGGRGRGRGRGVGRPTVTREQLDNQLDAYMSKTKGHLDAELDAYMAQADPDSME, translated from the exons CTTCACTAACATGCTGAAGAACAAGCAGCCCACTGCGGTAAGCATTCGAGCCACCATGCAACAGCAGCATTTGGCCAGTGCCCGCAATCGCCGGCTGGCCCAGCAGATGGAGAACCGGCCCTCAGTGCAAGCTGCTCTGAATCACAAGCAG AGCCTGAAGCAGCGCCTGGGGAAGAGCAACATCCAGGCCAGGCTGGGCCGGCCGATGGGGACTCTGATGCGTGGAGGACctgctggaggaagaggagggatgCGAGGAATGACCAGGGGCGGCCTGCGAGGACGTGCCAGAGGAGGAGTAATGAGGGGAGCGCTCTCCCTGAGAG GGAAGCGAGTGTCATCTTCAGGTGGCCCCATGCGGGGTCGTGGCGCTGCTGGCCGCCTGGCTATGCGGAGAGGAGGTCGCCACCGTGGAGGACCCGCTGGCAGAGGAGGAGCTCTGTCTCGAGGAGGAGCACGAGGAGGAGTAGCCAGAG gCCGCGGTGGACTGCGTGGCCGTGGTGGTTTTGCCGGTCGAGGTGGTCGCGGCCGCGGGCGGGGCCGAGGTGTTGGCCGACCAACTGTGACCCGTGAACAACTGGACAACCAGCTGGACGCCTACATGTCAAAGACCAAAGGTCACCTGGATGCGGAGCTGGACGCCTACATGGCGCAGGCGGACCCGGACAGCATGGAGTGA